A window from uncultured Desulfobacter sp. encodes these proteins:
- a CDS encoding flagellin, whose amino-acid sequence MSLSINTNVAALTAHRNMVANDNNMTTSLTRLSTGLRINSAADDASGLTIADSLAAQADGLGQGIQNANDGVSIVQTADGALEESVSIVNTIKTKAIQAASDTQTTATRSAIQQDIDKLMEELDNIATTTSYNGLQLLNGTYTNKVIHTGASANETSSISIGDTESDSIGHISTATMELDGEVGSTVQLTITSAITGEDVNLESITIEANNKEENGLGALADEINSVSSLTGVSAMAIVETTTDGAIQEGTTGADFAINGVNIGAINVQDNDSDASLVTAINDKTNETGISAAINDAGSITLTSQDGRVLSVTGDTGGVFGDTVSAADLTTVGHITLTQEGSSQFNINGIAAGGTDDKITLSGDYTSTGTTIVADKSVINSGSVLTAGTVIGGSATIQGETTIVSDFQLEAGSKLLSGSVIAQGTNITGGITLSGNATLQEDMTITAGSTIASSSVLGAGTVVNQSFTNGGQTYAAGSTLTADVTLSSSLIVTEDMELADDSIINSGSTMTAGTVLGAKVTISGDTTLAADMTLESGSDIASGSVITAGSVIGDSVTLSSSMTTSDDMDVAAGSQIASGSVIEKGSLVGGPVTVNQTVLTEDMTLSAGSTLASTSIIATGTTINQDITVGGTTYKAGTTLSTNLTLDSEVVLSEEMTLETGSTIASGSTLEITAASEDVTISNQKGMTLADINVLTQEDAEIAIAIAEAALADLDATRSGLGSVQNQLTSTISNLSVTKTNVTASESTIRDVDFAAETANFAKLSLLAQTGSYALSQANAASSNLTSLLQ is encoded by the coding sequence ATGAGTTTAAGTATTAATACCAACGTTGCCGCACTCACCGCCCATAGAAATATGGTTGCAAACGACAACAATATGACAACATCGCTGACCCGTCTCTCCACGGGTTTGAGAATCAACTCTGCTGCGGATGATGCATCCGGTCTGACCATTGCCGATTCATTGGCGGCACAGGCCGACGGTCTTGGCCAGGGCATCCAGAACGCCAACGACGGTGTTTCCATTGTTCAGACCGCAGACGGCGCTCTGGAAGAGTCCGTCAGCATTGTTAACACCATTAAAACCAAAGCCATTCAGGCTGCATCAGATACCCAGACCACGGCAACCCGGTCTGCCATTCAGCAGGACATTGACAAACTGATGGAAGAGCTGGACAACATTGCCACCACCACATCATACAACGGCTTGCAGCTTCTCAACGGCACCTACACCAACAAGGTGATCCACACCGGCGCATCTGCCAACGAGACATCTTCTATCAGCATAGGAGACACTGAGTCTGATTCCATCGGCCATATTTCAACGGCCACAATGGAACTTGACGGCGAAGTAGGCAGCACTGTTCAGTTGACCATCACGTCAGCCATCACCGGCGAAGATGTCAATTTGGAATCCATTACCATTGAAGCCAATAACAAAGAGGAAAACGGACTCGGTGCCCTGGCAGATGAAATCAACTCGGTTTCTTCCCTTACAGGCGTCTCTGCAATGGCGATCGTTGAGACCACCACAGATGGCGCTATTCAGGAAGGCACCACCGGTGCCGATTTTGCCATCAACGGCGTCAACATCGGTGCCATTAATGTTCAAGACAACGACTCCGATGCCTCACTTGTCACCGCCATCAATGATAAGACAAATGAAACAGGTATTTCTGCGGCCATTAATGATGCCGGCAGCATCACCCTGACGTCTCAGGATGGACGGGTTCTAAGCGTAACCGGAGATACAGGCGGCGTTTTCGGTGATACTGTCTCAGCAGCAGACCTCACCACTGTCGGACACATAACACTGACCCAGGAAGGCTCCAGCCAATTCAATATTAACGGAATCGCAGCCGGCGGCACGGATGATAAAATCACGCTCAGCGGAGACTATACATCCACCGGTACCACCATCGTTGCTGATAAGTCGGTCATCAACTCAGGTTCGGTGTTGACGGCAGGAACGGTTATTGGCGGCAGCGCCACGATTCAAGGAGAAACCACCATTGTGTCCGACTTTCAGCTCGAAGCTGGCTCCAAGCTGCTAAGCGGATCAGTAATCGCACAAGGAACGAACATCACTGGAGGCATCACTCTCTCAGGAAATGCTACGCTACAAGAAGATATGACCATCACAGCCGGATCAACCATTGCAAGCAGTTCAGTGCTTGGCGCAGGCACAGTGGTTAACCAGTCATTTACCAATGGCGGCCAGACATATGCGGCCGGAAGCACTTTAACCGCTGATGTTACGCTCAGCTCCTCCTTGATTGTCACCGAGGATATGGAACTTGCAGACGATTCAATTATTAATTCAGGCAGTACTATGACTGCAGGAACAGTATTAGGCGCGAAAGTAACCATCAGCGGAGACACGACATTAGCTGCGGATATGACACTTGAATCGGGTTCAGATATTGCATCTGGATCCGTCATCACCGCCGGCTCTGTTATAGGTGATTCTGTGACACTCAGCAGCTCCATGACGACTTCTGACGATATGGATGTGGCGGCAGGATCTCAAATAGCATCAGGTTCGGTAATAGAGAAGGGTTCATTGGTTGGCGGTCCCGTGACTGTGAATCAAACTGTTTTAACAGAAGATATGACCCTGTCGGCAGGTTCGACCCTTGCCAGTACGTCGATCATTGCAACCGGAACAACGATTAACCAGGATATCACCGTTGGCGGCACCACATATAAAGCCGGAACAACTCTTAGCACCAATCTCACTTTGGATTCTGAAGTCGTCCTGTCCGAAGAAATGACATTGGAAACCGGAAGCACCATTGCAAGCGGTTCGACCCTTGAAATAACCGCAGCCAGTGAAGATGTGACTATTTCCAACCAGAAGGGGATGACTCTGGCCGATATCAATGTTTTGACACAGGAGGATGCTGAAATTGCCATTGCCATTGCGGAAGCTGCACTGGCGGACCTGGATGCCACACGAAGCGGCCTGGGTTCGGTGCAGAATCAGCTGACATCCACCATCTCCAACCTTTCGGTGACCAAAACCAACGTGACGGCCTCCGAATCCACCATCAGAGACGTTGACTTTGCTGCGGAAACAGCCAACTTTGCCAAGCTGTCCCTGCTGGCCCAGACCGGCTCCTATGCCCTGAGCCAGGCAAACGCCGCATCTTCAAACCTGACCAGCCTGCTCCAGTAA
- a CDS encoding ATP-binding protein: MIYKPVKQFSLIFTTSILVVLLLSGFAYYFHYIKTRHKILFHREVNKVEFQKTLLQHMIKSIISDINIIAADLDHKLNTLVGQSDRNEATESILSLSRYKGIYDQIRILDKTGMEVLRVNLENESPILVPNDQLQFKGDRYYFKDVIKLNRGEVFISPFDLNIEHGVIERPLKPTIRLAIPLWDRQGEKKGVLVLNYLGNNLIHTLEQTFSQSSGVFLMTNSHGFWIKAENPSDEWGFMFEDGKTKKIQNRYPQVWSHINQANSGQVINSYGLFTYTKVFPLVTSIHSSTGSPEAHGDSLSEIPSVNYFWVILSHIPRKILQEKDNRFILNLALGDLSFLLVFGFLLWGIVSANAQKKAAEKALRLSHQQLEQTVRLRTKELSETNLTLENKIQENEKIEAQRKKLERQLRRSQKMEALGTLAGGIAHDFNNILTPIIGYSEIIHDKLDPNDPIQADVNQIFIAGTRAKDLIQQILLFSRRNQESAEPQPLKIQKILEECIKLLRASLPPNVEIQQDISPECSEIMADPVQIHQIVMNLCTNAYHAMEETGGFLRIQLSQVDILPEDIHFKLQSGNYARLIISDSGSGMTLEVQDKIFEPYFTTKPEGKGTGLGLSIIHRIIQSLNGQITVYSEPGKGTSFNIYLPLLSEKETAKVDTKIELHLFTGNERILIVDDEPSILQLEKRFLQNLGYRVTDTTESRKAYEIFKKNPDSYDLIITDMAMPQMNGKELIQKVRTIRPEIKTILCTGYSDISTSDTSKQIPATGFFSKPLSMKNFSMLVRDVLDQTRT; this comes from the coding sequence ATGATATATAAACCAGTTAAACAATTCAGTCTTATTTTTACCACTTCAATTCTGGTTGTTCTTCTCTTGTCCGGATTTGCCTACTACTTTCATTACATTAAAACCCGTCATAAAATTCTATTTCACAGAGAAGTTAACAAGGTGGAGTTTCAAAAAACGCTCCTCCAGCACATGATTAAATCAATTATTTCTGACATTAATATCATCGCCGCAGACCTGGATCACAAACTGAATACTCTGGTTGGACAGTCAGACCGAAACGAAGCCACAGAAAGTATTCTGTCTCTTAGCCGGTATAAAGGAATTTATGATCAAATCCGGATACTCGATAAAACGGGAATGGAGGTTCTTAGGGTCAATTTAGAAAATGAAAGCCCTATTCTGGTTCCCAATGATCAGCTCCAATTCAAGGGAGACCGCTACTATTTTAAGGATGTAATCAAATTGAACCGCGGGGAAGTGTTCATATCCCCATTTGACCTGAATATTGAACATGGTGTCATTGAACGGCCCTTAAAGCCAACTATAAGACTTGCAATTCCATTATGGGACAGACAAGGGGAAAAAAAAGGTGTATTGGTCTTGAATTATTTGGGAAACAATCTCATTCACACGTTAGAACAGACTTTTTCTCAATCCTCTGGTGTTTTTTTAATGACCAATTCTCATGGATTCTGGATCAAGGCAGAGAACCCATCTGACGAATGGGGTTTTATGTTCGAAGATGGAAAAACGAAAAAAATTCAGAATAGATACCCCCAGGTATGGAGCCATATAAATCAGGCCAATTCCGGTCAAGTCATCAATTCTTATGGACTCTTTACCTATACTAAGGTGTTTCCTCTTGTTACCAGCATCCATTCCAGCACAGGCTCCCCAGAGGCCCATGGAGATAGTCTATCAGAAATTCCGAGTGTAAATTATTTCTGGGTTATCTTATCACATATTCCTCGTAAAATCCTGCAAGAAAAAGATAACCGATTCATTCTAAATCTGGCTTTAGGAGATCTTTCGTTTTTATTGGTATTTGGCTTCCTTTTATGGGGCATAGTTTCTGCGAACGCTCAAAAAAAAGCAGCCGAAAAGGCCTTAAGACTCTCCCATCAGCAGTTAGAACAGACCGTAAGACTTCGAACTAAAGAACTATCTGAAACTAACCTGACTTTGGAAAATAAAATACAGGAAAATGAAAAGATTGAAGCTCAGAGGAAAAAATTGGAAAGACAACTCAGGCGATCTCAAAAAATGGAAGCGTTAGGTACTCTTGCCGGTGGAATTGCCCATGATTTTAATAATATTTTGACCCCGATTATTGGATATTCAGAAATTATTCATGATAAGCTCGATCCAAACGATCCCATCCAAGCCGATGTTAATCAAATATTCATTGCCGGCACCAGGGCGAAAGACCTCATTCAGCAAATTTTACTGTTCAGCCGACGGAACCAAGAAAGTGCTGAACCTCAACCCCTTAAAATACAAAAAATACTCGAAGAATGCATCAAGCTACTTAGGGCCAGCCTCCCTCCGAATGTAGAAATCCAGCAAGATATTTCTCCTGAGTGTTCTGAAATTATGGCAGATCCTGTTCAAATTCATCAAATAGTTATGAATCTTTGCACAAATGCCTACCATGCAATGGAAGAAACTGGAGGCTTTTTGAGAATTCAGCTTTCTCAAGTCGATATTCTGCCGGAAGATATTCATTTTAAACTTCAGTCTGGAAATTATGCCCGGCTAATTATCAGCGACTCCGGTTCTGGCATGACCCTGGAAGTCCAGGATAAAATATTTGAGCCATATTTTACAACAAAACCGGAAGGTAAAGGGACGGGACTTGGATTATCAATTATTCACAGAATCATTCAATCATTAAATGGTCAAATTACAGTATACAGCGAACCAGGAAAAGGAACTAGTTTTAATATTTATTTACCGTTACTGTCAGAAAAAGAAACGGCAAAGGTTGACACCAAAATAGAATTGCATCTCTTTACTGGCAATGAGAGAATTCTCATTGTGGATGATGAACCTTCTATTCTGCAGCTTGAAAAACGATTTCTCCAAAATTTAGGATATCGGGTAACCGATACAACCGAAAGCAGGAAAGCCTATGAAATTTTTAAAAAGAATCCAGATTCATACGATCTAATCATCACAGATATGGCCATGCCGCAAATGAACGGAAAGGAATTGATCCAAAAAGTCCGGACTATCAGACCTGAAATAAAAACTATATTATGCACGGGGTACAGTGATATTTCAACTTCGGATACCTCTAAACAAATTCCAGCTACGGGCTTTTTTTCTAAACCGTTATCAATGAAAAATTTTTCGATGCTTGTTCGGGACGTTCTTGACCAGACACGTACATAG
- a CDS encoding helix-turn-helix domain-containing protein — protein MKIRLHKNATTTPAQRAYIQNNPHLSVDSLAKKIGVSKTTIRRWQNRMDVYDRPHTPKHIKTALSPIEEIKIIICRMAFRAGLDDLLQIADLFFNINCSRAGLNRCLKRYKISKLTKLKQLVPFNLKEYTGTYLYYYCFHLPTFQENEPPVVLQTLLDCSFRTFHAQYTTTPHSFISDHIRDFPLKVLGVLYNDPVRLCHEQPNIKGDEVVGDMPKNDIKHLCKTANLSFFHMENLHMPAISALDLQMKKVSNTAELKKDTITWGTNDLLAKQIPHYNFELPLSFLKQKTPYKAMETHYTQFPNSFRHKPSRL, from the coding sequence ATGAAAATACGTCTTCATAAAAATGCCACAACAACCCCTGCCCAGCGGGCATATATTCAAAACAACCCCCATCTGTCCGTTGACAGCCTGGCTAAAAAAATCGGCGTCAGCAAAACAACCATACGCAGATGGCAAAACCGCATGGATGTATATGACCGGCCGCATACGCCCAAGCACATAAAAACCGCCCTATCCCCCATTGAAGAGATTAAAATTATTATCTGCCGCATGGCATTCAGGGCAGGCCTCGACGACCTGCTTCAAATTGCCGACCTGTTTTTTAACATCAATTGTTCCAGAGCCGGTCTCAACAGATGCCTCAAACGGTATAAGATATCCAAACTGACAAAACTTAAGCAACTGGTTCCATTCAACCTTAAAGAATATACAGGCACATATCTATACTATTATTGTTTTCATCTGCCCACTTTTCAGGAAAATGAACCGCCGGTTGTACTGCAAACCCTTCTTGACTGTTCGTTTAGAACTTTTCATGCCCAATATACCACCACGCCGCACTCATTTATTTCAGATCATATCCGGGACTTTCCTTTAAAAGTCCTGGGTGTTCTTTACAATGATCCGGTAAGGCTTTGCCACGAACAGCCCAATATAAAAGGGGATGAAGTTGTAGGGGACATGCCGAAAAACGATATTAAACACCTATGCAAAACAGCAAATCTTTCATTCTTCCACATGGAGAATCTGCATATGCCAGCCATCAGTGCATTAGATCTGCAGATGAAAAAAGTTTCAAACACAGCTGAACTTAAAAAAGATACAATAACTTGGGGAACAAACGATCTTTTGGCAAAACAGATACCCCATTACAACTTTGAATTGCCCTTAAGTTTTTTAAAGCAAAAAACACCTTACAAGGCCATGGAAACGCATTACACCCAGTTTCCCAATAGTTTTAGACACAAACCCTCCCGCCTTTGA